One region of Pogona vitticeps strain Pit_001003342236 chromosome 1, PviZW2.1, whole genome shotgun sequence genomic DNA includes:
- the LOC110078926 gene encoding uncharacterized protein LOC110078926 isoform X2 — MEPKKKKKKRRRRRRFQSGKPMEVSSNEFLGNARKKPADIEQLAQKYMVLSSSVLSEGFQEKASYAELQVLDPYDADYEELSGESDCSLGSLDSSHSTAILPKHPIIEPLTTGDSLNPEDLDSSSTSLFRAVSVTIAQEEEEPGLHKTAKILPLTAESSWYLRPYAPSRHSGISESAVSDPALQPMLMECDNELCEKPSITRKQGRSILDCTGEKIRKRLRVA, encoded by the exons atggagcccaagaagaagaagaagaagaggaggaggaggagaaggttccAAAGTGGGAAGCCTATGGAAG TCAGTTCAAATGAGTTTCTGGGGAATGCAAGGAAAAAACCAGCTGATATAGAGCAACTAGCTCAGAAATACATG GTTCTGTCCAGCAGCGTGCTTTCCGAAGGATTCCAGGAGAAAGCGAGCTATGCAGAACTTCAA GTCTTGGACCCCTATGATGCCGATTATGAAGAACTTTCAGGTGAATCCGATTGTAGTTTGGGTTCCCTTGACTCAAGTCACAGTACAGCAATCCTTCCAAAGCATCCTATAATTGAACCTTTGACTACAGGAGACAGTTTGAATCCAGAAGATCTGGACTCCAGTTCCACATCACTGTTCAGAGCAGTGTCTGTCACTATAGCTcaagaggaagaggaacctgGACTCCACAAAACAGCTAAAATCTTACCACTGACTGCAGAATCTTCATGGTATCTAAGGCCATATGCACCCTCAAGGCACAGTGGAATCTCTGAAAGTGCAGTATCAGATCCTGCCCTGCAGCCCATGTTGATGGAGTGTGACAATGAGCTGTGCGAAAAGCCCAGTATCACCAGAAAGCAAGGGCGGTCTATTCTTGACTGTACTGGAGAAAAAATAAGGAAGAGATTAAGGGTGGCTTGA
- the LOC110078926 gene encoding uncharacterized protein LOC110078926 isoform X1, which translates to MEPKKKKKKRRRRRRFQSGKPMEVSSNEFLGNARKKPADIEQLAQKYMQKCTVESSTESESDANLEVLSSSVLSEGFQEKASYAELQVLDPYDADYEELSGESDCSLGSLDSSHSTAILPKHPIIEPLTTGDSLNPEDLDSSSTSLFRAVSVTIAQEEEEPGLHKTAKILPLTAESSWYLRPYAPSRHSGISESAVSDPALQPMLMECDNELCEKPSITRKQGRSILDCTGEKIRKRLRVA; encoded by the exons atggagcccaagaagaagaagaagaagaggaggaggaggagaaggttccAAAGTGGGAAGCCTATGGAAG TCAGTTCAAATGAGTTTCTGGGGAATGCAAGGAAAAAACCAGCTGATATAGAGCAACTAGCTCAGAAATACATG CAAAAGTGCACAGTTGAATCTAGCACCGAATCCGAATCAGATGCTAATCTAGAG GTTCTGTCCAGCAGCGTGCTTTCCGAAGGATTCCAGGAGAAAGCGAGCTATGCAGAACTTCAA GTCTTGGACCCCTATGATGCCGATTATGAAGAACTTTCAGGTGAATCCGATTGTAGTTTGGGTTCCCTTGACTCAAGTCACAGTACAGCAATCCTTCCAAAGCATCCTATAATTGAACCTTTGACTACAGGAGACAGTTTGAATCCAGAAGATCTGGACTCCAGTTCCACATCACTGTTCAGAGCAGTGTCTGTCACTATAGCTcaagaggaagaggaacctgGACTCCACAAAACAGCTAAAATCTTACCACTGACTGCAGAATCTTCATGGTATCTAAGGCCATATGCACCCTCAAGGCACAGTGGAATCTCTGAAAGTGCAGTATCAGATCCTGCCCTGCAGCCCATGTTGATGGAGTGTGACAATGAGCTGTGCGAAAAGCCCAGTATCACCAGAAAGCAAGGGCGGTCTATTCTTGACTGTACTGGAGAAAAAATAAGGAAGAGATTAAGGGTGGCTTGA
- the LOC110078920 gene encoding uncharacterized protein LOC110078920 isoform X2, whose protein sequence is MDFASGLDCTEGLRHRFMQKCTVKSEAGLTSHTNLKQDIHHGPMDGFPGRDGHVAHQVGEQQKWRKCIKGAFNVMSTTGSQKMQKRSTSFCFKLSDSGGRFWEELSIQPDCSMNSLHDRSYRRTSSPVIHLSEELPEDESPAFQMPATQVSPSTRRQQDIEMEPTHAFERANGNFCREAGLNLPQRLHKSSEPLHSFDAFAEALGLIPDSSLLMDVEPSESADLTPNALLALLPQPLLAESDGDVTMEDETTIRKTKEIPVLERVGETLRQKKLRATQA, encoded by the exons ATGGATTTTGCCAGCGGCCTAGACTGCACGGAAGGACTAAGACACAGATTCATG CAGAAATGCACAGTCAAGTCTGAGGCTGGACTAACTTCTCACACCAACCTTAAG CAGGACATACACCACGGGCCCATGGATGGGTTCCCAGGAAGAGATGGCCACGTGGCTCACCAAGTAG GTGAACAGCAGAAGTGGAGGAAGTGCATCAAGGGGGCCTTCAATGTTATGAGCACCACAGGATCTCAGAAGATGCAGAAGAGAAGCACCTCCTTTTGTTTCAAG CTTTCAGATTCTGGTGGTAGATTCTGGGAAGAGCTGTCCATTCAACCTGATTGTAGTATGAACTCTCTTCATGACAGAAGCTATCGAAGGACTAGCTCTCCTGTCATCCATCTGAGTGAAGAACTGCCAGAGGACGAGTCTCCAGCTTTTCAAATGCCAGCAACACAAGTCTCTCCATCAACAAGAAGACAGCAGGATATTGAGATGGAACCCACCCATGCCTTCGAAAGAGCCAATGGAAACTTCTGTAGGGAGGCTGGGCTGAATCTGCCTCAAAGACTTCACAAGAGCTCCGAACCTCTTCACAGTTTTGATGCTTTTGCAGAAGCCTTGGGGCTGATCCCGGACTCCTCCCTACTCATGGATGTGGAGCCTTCTGAATCTGCAGACCTCACCCCAAATGCACTGCTGGCTCTTCTGCCACAGCCCCTGCTGGCAGAATCTGATGGGGACGTCACCATGGAAGATGAAACGACCATCAGGAAGACTAAAGAGATACCAGTTCTAGAGCGGGTCGGGGAAACCCTGCGGCAAAAGAAGTTGCGTGCGACCCAGGCTTGA